One window of the Streptomyces sp. TS71-3 genome contains the following:
- a CDS encoding LysR family transcriptional regulator: MTRPASVHLANLDLNLLVALRELLRERNVTRAAARIGVTQPAASAALARLRRHFADDLLVRSRNGYVLTPLALQFAEQVETVCAAAERLFSTDSSFDPATSRRQFTLLMADYTVSVLGARLSAALAEQAPRVELHIRMVREAFSTDAAETIRFIDGMIAPPVSRFEVPGLRSTDLFSDHWTCVVDAAHPCARRGHLTLEDMARLSWVAPFQPDPGYLTAAPTTRQLTLFGIQPDVRVRVESYQAVPHFVVGTDRVALLQKRLAERIAAPMGLAVLPCPGDPEPIVERLWWHDEYDGDPAHQWLRKTLTAVSAGL; the protein is encoded by the coding sequence GTGACCCGCCCCGCATCCGTCCACCTCGCGAACCTGGACCTGAACCTCCTGGTCGCTCTCAGAGAGCTGCTCCGCGAGCGGAACGTCACCCGTGCGGCGGCCCGTATCGGCGTGACCCAGCCCGCGGCCAGCGCCGCGCTCGCGCGGCTCCGCCGGCACTTCGCGGACGACCTGCTGGTCCGCAGCAGGAACGGCTACGTCCTCACCCCGCTCGCCCTCCAGTTCGCCGAGCAGGTCGAGACGGTGTGTGCCGCCGCGGAACGCCTCTTCAGCACGGACAGCAGCTTCGACCCGGCGACCTCCCGCCGGCAGTTCACCCTGCTCATGGCCGATTACACGGTGTCCGTCCTGGGCGCCCGGCTCTCCGCGGCGCTCGCCGAGCAGGCCCCCCGCGTGGAGCTGCACATCCGGATGGTCCGCGAGGCGTTCAGCACGGACGCGGCGGAGACGATCCGGTTCATCGACGGCATGATCGCCCCGCCGGTCAGCCGGTTCGAGGTGCCGGGGCTGCGCTCCACGGACCTGTTCAGCGACCACTGGACGTGCGTCGTGGACGCCGCGCACCCCTGCGCCCGGCGCGGCCACCTCACGCTGGAGGACATGGCGCGGCTGAGCTGGGTGGCCCCCTTCCAGCCCGATCCCGGTTATCTGACGGCCGCCCCGACGACACGCCAGCTCACCCTTTTCGGAATTCAGCCCGATGTCCGGGTGCGCGTCGAAAGTTATCAAGCGGTGCCGCATTTCGTCGTCGGAACCGACCGCGTAGCCCTGCTGCAAAAGCGCCTCGCCGAACGCATAGCGGCACCGATGGGCCTCGCCGTACTGCCGTGCCCCGGAGATCCGGAACCCATCGTGGAAAGGCTCTGGTGGCATGACGAATACGACGGCGACCCGGCCCACCAATGGCTGCGGAAGACGCTCACCGCGGTGTCGGCCGGCCTCTGA
- a CDS encoding FAD-dependent oxidoreductase, which produces MPHALTDLEVHTVTRPERPAVHELAADVCVVGAGIAGLSAAVESARLGRSVVLVDALPVLGGQMVNSLIGLFCGVFGNAPEHHQLTHGIFDDIFRDLGASGDLFYNRTHTTTVGYDEVALGRWVEDTVLALGIQPVTSAVLTGVERDGERLRSVRLATRYGTLDIRAGGFVDASGDAALAWQAGLECRLPDREIYGSQQLVVEHLAESGRPEPAELAARVKEKAAEYGLRRHDGLAFFFPGRGTAVLNMTHIEAPLEPVAAARAQLEGKVQADRVVAFLRAEFPEAFAKARVRSYGFPGRRQTRWVKAAHQLTVDEVRAGTRFPDAVARTAWPIELHDSPQGYVWETFGPEHLHYVPLRSMTPPDVANLLVAGRCVDGDAAALSSIRVMGPCGAMGAAAAHVLQMADERSGSGSVHDIDHGELAARLARNLDG; this is translated from the coding sequence ATGCCCCACGCGCTTACCGACCTCGAAGTCCACACCGTCACCCGGCCCGAGCGGCCGGCCGTCCATGAACTCGCCGCCGACGTCTGCGTGGTCGGCGCGGGAATCGCGGGACTTTCCGCGGCCGTGGAATCCGCACGGCTCGGCAGAAGCGTCGTTCTCGTCGACGCGCTGCCGGTACTCGGCGGGCAGATGGTGAATTCACTGATCGGCCTGTTCTGCGGGGTCTTCGGAAACGCCCCCGAGCACCACCAGCTCACGCACGGAATCTTCGACGACATCTTCCGCGACCTCGGCGCGAGCGGTGACCTGTTCTACAACCGCACGCACACCACGACCGTCGGCTACGACGAGGTCGCCCTCGGCCGCTGGGTGGAGGACACCGTCCTCGCCCTGGGCATCCAGCCGGTCACCTCCGCGGTGCTCACCGGCGTCGAGCGGGACGGCGAGCGGCTGCGCTCGGTGCGCCTGGCCACCCGCTACGGCACCCTCGACATCCGGGCCGGCGGCTTCGTCGACGCCAGCGGCGACGCGGCGCTGGCCTGGCAGGCCGGGCTCGAATGCCGGCTGCCCGACCGGGAGATCTACGGCTCGCAGCAGCTCGTCGTCGAGCACCTGGCCGAGAGCGGGCGTCCCGAGCCCGCGGAGCTGGCCGCCCGGGTCAAGGAGAAGGCCGCCGAGTACGGGCTGCGCCGCCACGACGGGCTGGCGTTCTTCTTCCCCGGCCGCGGCACCGCCGTGCTCAACATGACCCACATCGAGGCCCCGCTCGAACCCGTCGCCGCGGCCCGCGCCCAGCTGGAGGGCAAGGTGCAGGCCGACCGGGTCGTGGCGTTCCTGCGCGCGGAGTTCCCGGAGGCGTTCGCCAAGGCCCGGGTCCGCTCGTACGGGTTCCCGGGGCGGCGGCAGACCCGCTGGGTGAAGGCGGCGCACCAGCTGACCGTCGACGAGGTGCGCGCCGGCACCCGCTTCCCGGACGCCGTGGCCCGTACCGCCTGGCCGATCGAGCTGCACGACAGCCCGCAGGGCTATGTCTGGGAGACGTTCGGGCCCGAGCACCTGCACTACGTCCCGCTGCGCTCGATGACCCCGCCCGATGTCGCCAACCTGCTGGTCGCGGGCCGGTGCGTGGACGGCGACGCGGCGGCGCTGTCCAGCATCCGCGTGATGGGGCCCTGCGGGGCGATGGGGGCCGCCGCCGCGCACGTCCTGCAGATGGCGGACGAGCGGTCCGGCAGCGGCAGCGTGCACGACATCGACCACGGCGAGCTCGCGGCCCGGCTGGCCCGCAACCTCGACGGCTAG